A window from Peromyscus eremicus chromosome 1, PerEre_H2_v1, whole genome shotgun sequence encodes these proteins:
- the Nkpd1 gene encoding NTPase KAP family P-loop domain-containing protein 1 isoform X1, translating into MQKNYNVRFTKSGRTPDEQYFLDPELGHQKGCCRQWYQDPVATHALGPCQLPPKAHWQQAYHSHRGGSGCRRCPQPLILQRQRQQQQRQPPPLPPSPLRQRLCPVRGAQKGSPAVAAARMGPASAPQPAASSPTAVSATASSSPALPSASGALLEPSEPTEARPLPAPPACGSFTSYGADILTEDDVYCSCLAKTLCHVPVPVTVGFYAPFGCRLHMMLDKIMTLMQQEAAQRESEELQRVQWRPRRVRGWGVPQLLWFLVFLQPVITELHLRRRNVRFLFIRFSAWQYAGTDKLWAGLVTTLCEGIRHHYGALPFSVYSVLGNKPGGPRDGLCQREWHCRRRVCLALLALLAALCLGVGLLYLSLGGHAPGHTGRGVLKALGGAATTLSGSGLLMAVYSVGKHLFVSQRKKIERLVSREKFGSQLGFMCEVKKEVELLTDFLCFLEIYQRRRLRVVLEVTGLDTCYPERVVGVLNAINTLLSDSHAPFIFILVVDPSILAACLESAGNMKGTADNGYLFLNRTVTLPFSVPVMGRRTKLQFLHDAVRSRDDLLFRELTIKLQPQSQGSAAGEGTQLLAVETQADGERAQGRVDAEAARRIQEALCCLHDERDCLYEYVPDNVVSMRRIVNTVPITVRLLQQQQQQQPDRVGPTPRHAVAWVVLANQWPCRLSWVLQCLEDRQQAGGAPEGRARLWDVFCDNSRELHTMTKALQNVLDLDGDPELFERFLGTDFPFTVSEAQSLLRCTVNLDHSIRRRMGLIRAVSALKPPSPPKSPSRDDPQASRGASNAAGTSQVAHGSGHSREVHHPRDRTNGGKPRPMA; encoded by the exons ATGCAGAAGAACTACAATGTCCGCTTCACCAAGAGTGGCCGGACCCCCGACGAGCAATACTTTTTGGATCCTGAGTTGGGGCACCAAAAAG gaTGCTGTCGTCAGTGGTACCAGGACCCAGTGGCCACTCACGCCCTCGGGCCCTGTCAGCTGCCCCCCAAGGCTCACTGGCAGCAGGCTTATCACAGCCACCGGGGTGGCAGCGGCTGTCGCAGGTGTCCCCAGCCCCTCATTctgcagcggcagcggcagcagcaacAGCGacaacccccacccctccctcccagtCCGCTGCGGCAGCGGCTCTGTCCAGTTCGCGGGGCCCAGAAGGGGTCACCTGCGGTCGCCGCTGCCCGCATGGGACCAGCCAGCGCCCCGCAGCCTGCCGCTTCATCACCCACAGCAGTATCAGCCACGGCCAGCAGCAGCCCAGCCCTGCCCTCTGCATCCGGCGCCCTCCTGGAGCCCAGCGAGCCCACCGAGGCGCGGCCCCTGCCTGCGCCTCCAGCCTGCGGCTCCTTCACCTCCTACGGCGCCG ACATTCTGACGGAGGACGATGTCTACTGCAGTTGTCTGGCGAAAACTCTGTGTCACGTGCCTGTCCCCGTGACCGTGGGCTTCTACGCTCCCTTCGGCTGCCGTCTTCACATGATGCTGGACAAGATCATGA cgcTGATGCAGCAGGAGGCCGCGCAGCGCGAGAGCGAGGAGCTGCAGCGCGTGCAGTGGCGGCCGCGGCGCGTGCGCGGCTGGGGCGTCCCGCAGCTGCTGTGGTTCCTGGTGTTTCTGCAGCCGGTGATCACCGAGCTGCACCTGCGGCGCAGGAACGTGCGCTTCCTGTTCATCCGCTTTAGCGCCTGGCAGTACGCGGGCACCGACAAGCTGTGGGCGGGGCTGGTGACCACGCTGTGCGAGGGCATCCGCCACCACTACGGCGCGCTGCCCTTCAGCGTGTACTCGGTGCTGGGCAACAAGCCCGGTGGCCCACGCGACGGCCTCTGTCAACGCGAGTGGCACTGCCGACGCCGTGTGTGCTTGGCGCTGCTGGCGCTGCTGGCCGCGCTGTGCCTGGGCGTGGGGCTGCTGTACCTGTCGCTGGGGGGCCATGCGCCGGGCCACACGGGTCGTGGCGTGCTCAAGGCGCTGGGCGGCGCGGCCACCACGCTGTCGGGCTCGGGGCTGCTCATGGCCGTGTACTCCGTGGGCAAGCACCTGTTCGTGAGCCAGCGCAAGAAGATCGAGCGCCTAGTGTCGCGTGAGAAGTTCGGCAGCCAGCTGGGCTTCATGTGCGAGGTGAAGAAGGAGGTGGAGCTGCTCACCGACTTCCTGTGCTTCCTGGAGATCTACCAGCGGCGCCGGCTGCGCGTGGTCCTCGAGGTCACCGGGCTGGACACGTGCTACCCGGAGCGCGTGGTGGGCGTGCTGAACGCCATCAACACGCTGCTGTCCGACAGCCACGCACCCTTCATCTTCATCCTGGTGGTGGACCCCAGCATCCTGGCCGCGTGCCTGGAGAGCGCGGGCAACATGAAGGGCACGGCGGACAACGGCTACCTGTTCCTCAACCGCACGGTCACGCTGCCCTTCTCGGTGCCGGTCATGGGCCGTCGCACCAAGTTGCAGTTCCTGCACGACGCGGTGCGCAGCCGCGACGATCTGCTGTTCCGGGAGCTGACGATCAAGCTGCAGCCGCAGAGCCAGGGCTCGGCCGCCGGCGAGGGTACGCAGCTGCTGGCGGTGGAGACGCAGGCGGACGGGGAGCGCGCGCAGGGTCGCGTGGACGCGGAGGCGGCGCGGCGCATCCAGGAGGCGCTCTGCTGCCTGCACGACGAGCGCGACTGCTTGTACGAGTACGTGCCCGACAACGTAGTGTCCATGCGGCGCATCGTCAACACGGTGCCCATCACCGTGCGCCTGttgcaacagcagcagcagcagcagccggaCCGCGTGGGACCCACCCCGCGTCACGCGGTAGCTTGGGTCGTGCTCGCCAACCAGTGGCCTTGTCGCCTCAGCTGGGTGCTGCAATGCCTGGAGGACCGGCAGCAGGCGGGGGGCGCGCCCGAGGGCCGCGCGCGCCTCTGGGACGTCTTCTGCGACAACAGTCGCGAGCtgcacaccatgaccaaggccttGCAGAATGTGCTGGACCTGGATGGCGACCCCGAGCTTTTTGAGCGCTTTCTGGGCACTGATTTCCCCTTCACCGTGTCCGAGGCACAGAGTTTGCTACGCTGCACGGTCAACCTGGACCATTCCATCCGCCGCCGCATGGGCCTCATCCGGGCCGTTAGCGCACTCAAGCCGCCCAGCCCGCCCAAGTCCCCGTCCCGGGATGATCCCCAGGCCAGTCGTGGGGCCAGTAATGCCGCAGGGACGTCCCAGGTGGCCCATGGATCAGGACACAGTAGAGAGGTGCATCACCCCCGGGACCGGACCAATGGGGGGAAGCCAAGGCCGATGGCCTAA
- the Nkpd1 gene encoding NTPase KAP family P-loop domain-containing protein 1 isoform X2 — MQKNYNVRFTKSGRTPDEQYFLDPELGHQKDILTEDDVYCSCLAKTLCHVPVPVTVGFYAPFGCRLHMMLDKIMTLMQQEAAQRESEELQRVQWRPRRVRGWGVPQLLWFLVFLQPVITELHLRRRNVRFLFIRFSAWQYAGTDKLWAGLVTTLCEGIRHHYGALPFSVYSVLGNKPGGPRDGLCQREWHCRRRVCLALLALLAALCLGVGLLYLSLGGHAPGHTGRGVLKALGGAATTLSGSGLLMAVYSVGKHLFVSQRKKIERLVSREKFGSQLGFMCEVKKEVELLTDFLCFLEIYQRRRLRVVLEVTGLDTCYPERVVGVLNAINTLLSDSHAPFIFILVVDPSILAACLESAGNMKGTADNGYLFLNRTVTLPFSVPVMGRRTKLQFLHDAVRSRDDLLFRELTIKLQPQSQGSAAGEGTQLLAVETQADGERAQGRVDAEAARRIQEALCCLHDERDCLYEYVPDNVVSMRRIVNTVPITVRLLQQQQQQQPDRVGPTPRHAVAWVVLANQWPCRLSWVLQCLEDRQQAGGAPEGRARLWDVFCDNSRELHTMTKALQNVLDLDGDPELFERFLGTDFPFTVSEAQSLLRCTVNLDHSIRRRMGLIRAVSALKPPSPPKSPSRDDPQASRGASNAAGTSQVAHGSGHSREVHHPRDRTNGGKPRPMA, encoded by the exons ATGCAGAAGAACTACAATGTCCGCTTCACCAAGAGTGGCCGGACCCCCGACGAGCAATACTTTTTGGATCCTGAGTTGGGGCACCAAAAAG ACATTCTGACGGAGGACGATGTCTACTGCAGTTGTCTGGCGAAAACTCTGTGTCACGTGCCTGTCCCCGTGACCGTGGGCTTCTACGCTCCCTTCGGCTGCCGTCTTCACATGATGCTGGACAAGATCATGA cgcTGATGCAGCAGGAGGCCGCGCAGCGCGAGAGCGAGGAGCTGCAGCGCGTGCAGTGGCGGCCGCGGCGCGTGCGCGGCTGGGGCGTCCCGCAGCTGCTGTGGTTCCTGGTGTTTCTGCAGCCGGTGATCACCGAGCTGCACCTGCGGCGCAGGAACGTGCGCTTCCTGTTCATCCGCTTTAGCGCCTGGCAGTACGCGGGCACCGACAAGCTGTGGGCGGGGCTGGTGACCACGCTGTGCGAGGGCATCCGCCACCACTACGGCGCGCTGCCCTTCAGCGTGTACTCGGTGCTGGGCAACAAGCCCGGTGGCCCACGCGACGGCCTCTGTCAACGCGAGTGGCACTGCCGACGCCGTGTGTGCTTGGCGCTGCTGGCGCTGCTGGCCGCGCTGTGCCTGGGCGTGGGGCTGCTGTACCTGTCGCTGGGGGGCCATGCGCCGGGCCACACGGGTCGTGGCGTGCTCAAGGCGCTGGGCGGCGCGGCCACCACGCTGTCGGGCTCGGGGCTGCTCATGGCCGTGTACTCCGTGGGCAAGCACCTGTTCGTGAGCCAGCGCAAGAAGATCGAGCGCCTAGTGTCGCGTGAGAAGTTCGGCAGCCAGCTGGGCTTCATGTGCGAGGTGAAGAAGGAGGTGGAGCTGCTCACCGACTTCCTGTGCTTCCTGGAGATCTACCAGCGGCGCCGGCTGCGCGTGGTCCTCGAGGTCACCGGGCTGGACACGTGCTACCCGGAGCGCGTGGTGGGCGTGCTGAACGCCATCAACACGCTGCTGTCCGACAGCCACGCACCCTTCATCTTCATCCTGGTGGTGGACCCCAGCATCCTGGCCGCGTGCCTGGAGAGCGCGGGCAACATGAAGGGCACGGCGGACAACGGCTACCTGTTCCTCAACCGCACGGTCACGCTGCCCTTCTCGGTGCCGGTCATGGGCCGTCGCACCAAGTTGCAGTTCCTGCACGACGCGGTGCGCAGCCGCGACGATCTGCTGTTCCGGGAGCTGACGATCAAGCTGCAGCCGCAGAGCCAGGGCTCGGCCGCCGGCGAGGGTACGCAGCTGCTGGCGGTGGAGACGCAGGCGGACGGGGAGCGCGCGCAGGGTCGCGTGGACGCGGAGGCGGCGCGGCGCATCCAGGAGGCGCTCTGCTGCCTGCACGACGAGCGCGACTGCTTGTACGAGTACGTGCCCGACAACGTAGTGTCCATGCGGCGCATCGTCAACACGGTGCCCATCACCGTGCGCCTGttgcaacagcagcagcagcagcagccggaCCGCGTGGGACCCACCCCGCGTCACGCGGTAGCTTGGGTCGTGCTCGCCAACCAGTGGCCTTGTCGCCTCAGCTGGGTGCTGCAATGCCTGGAGGACCGGCAGCAGGCGGGGGGCGCGCCCGAGGGCCGCGCGCGCCTCTGGGACGTCTTCTGCGACAACAGTCGCGAGCtgcacaccatgaccaaggccttGCAGAATGTGCTGGACCTGGATGGCGACCCCGAGCTTTTTGAGCGCTTTCTGGGCACTGATTTCCCCTTCACCGTGTCCGAGGCACAGAGTTTGCTACGCTGCACGGTCAACCTGGACCATTCCATCCGCCGCCGCATGGGCCTCATCCGGGCCGTTAGCGCACTCAAGCCGCCCAGCCCGCCCAAGTCCCCGTCCCGGGATGATCCCCAGGCCAGTCGTGGGGCCAGTAATGCCGCAGGGACGTCCCAGGTGGCCCATGGATCAGGACACAGTAGAGAGGTGCATCACCCCCGGGACCGGACCAATGGGGGGAAGCCAAGGCCGATGGCCTAA